The following DNA comes from Magnolia sinica isolate HGM2019 chromosome 18, MsV1, whole genome shotgun sequence.
CTTTCTTTTCACGCATTGACGAGTTTTCCATtgatattttttcctttttgtttctttcaGCATCCACCATCGCTTGAGCTACTATATATGTCTCTTTCCCAATGTTGTTTGATGCATAATAAACAGCTTCAAAGGGCAGCCATGAGTAGAGGTGGGAGCTATGGTGGTGGGCAGAGTTCATTGGGCTACCTCTTTGGATCAGATGATTCGCCGAGCCCACCTCCGCGCAAGGTTAAAAAGCCTCCGCCCGTTGACGGTAAGGCCAAGGACGGTAAGGCCAAAGAGATGACTCCCATTGTCATTTCACCAAAATCAACAGTCTCCAATAACTACCATAGAGCTGAAGGCCAGAACACAGGCAACTTCATTACTGTAAGTAATCCCAGACACATACATATCAAGCTATGTTGCACCTTCCTTTAGTCTGCGTTTGGATTCATAATAAGGGCCTAACCCCCAAATtgcaattagggttttatttatcACATCTCCCTTGGGTCATAAACTCTATGCTGGACTGAATGAACTGCGATTCAGTTGAATCGAGCATCCAAACGTGTCCCTAACGTCAGATTTAATCCAGctaacttctctctcttttttcttttttaggaacGTCCAACTACAAAGGTGCAATCAGTTCCAGGTGGAGACTCATCGCTGGGCTATTTGTTTGGAGACAAATGACATGGAATGGTATCAATCTAATGGGACTAAAGTACGGTTTGGTTTGGGATTTTATAATGTTATCTTGGGTTTGTGCAAGGCTTCTAAAATAAGGGTTTGCCGGTTCCCATGTTTGTGTGCTGTGTGGGTTTTCAAGTATTTTATTAGTGGTATGATGGAGTTTGGTTTCGTTTAGACATATTGTAAGGGATTACACCTTCAATCCTGTCTAGTTTTAGTTATTATATGGTGTGATGCCCCTTTTCCTGGTGCTATCTAGAAATGGAAATAATTGAGGGTGAatgctttcttctttttccttgtttcttTACACTCTTTCTAATGAAGGAAAATGGTATCTCAGATTAGGGTTCCAAAAATATCTAAGAATTGGATGCTTCACACCCCCGCCCTATCTACCTATCTCAGACATAGAACCATCTTCTGAAGATTAATCTTCAGCATCAGATCAGTTTGTGGGTTTGTTAAATATCAATTTACTTCAACAAGTCTATTAGATCTGTGAAGGCGGTATTATTCTAATGGTATGCATGAagccttgaatttctgtggccaTATGATTGCAAAGGTCTGCCttgattttctaaaataaatCAGTAGTTTCTTATTGCATCTGAGGGTTTTGTGAAGAATGCTCACCCAAAGCCCGTTGCAAGGTAACTTGGCATCCATGAGAGAGATGCTCCCCTACAATCCACTGCATGGTAACTTGGTATGCATGAGAGAGATATCCCCTACAATTCATTGCATGCATGGCCAGTATACTTCGAAATCTAGGCAAATACCTGACCTTGAAATGAACTGGCTCATGCATGCATGGGCTGTAGggtagcatctctctctctctctcataagattttgagagagagagagagagagagagagagagagagagagagagagagaggatttataAGATTTTCTATAGAGGGTCACCATGGCTTCCTCTCATGGATGGAATTcattccttaaaataaaataaatgtcaCGCATAAGACTCTTGGTTTTGGAATCATAGCTCTTATCGACTTTATTAGTGAATTCATCACCATTTCGTTGTGATACAATTCAATTGGTTTCTcccccattattattattattattattattttaccacAGGCTTCCTACATCTcccttcaatatatatatatatatatatatatattgaaatcttTCCATCAATCCTACTTGGAGTAGTATAGTATTGTCATGAGATACAATTTGATGCTTGAGCTATATAGCTTGCACAATTCGGATTCTCAACCTGTACAAGTGTTCCTGTACGAGTGGTACCCATGGATCAGTAATCAAATCAATTGATATAATTGGCCTCACTGTCAATAGCCTGTGTACCAAAAATTTCTTGGATTGGAAGATCGTACTTATATAGTATTTGGCCCTTTTGTTAGTTGAATGCATATCTGTTCTTATTGTCACCAACTTTTATGTCACATTCCTATTGTCCCTTGCAGAGTCTCTGTGTTTAGTTGGAAGGGATGAGGTCTTTGTACTTCCATTTCTCTAAAGCTATGTATAGCTTTAGGCCAGGTGGTTTGTATAGCTGTTAATGGCCAATGTTTAGTCGTTGCGTTATAAATGTTTTCTTTACATCAATGAATTCAGGTGATGTGCTCCAACCTTATAGTTAAAAAGATAACAatgataagaaagaaaaagatagaaaaagataGGCCCGAAGGCCCCCTTAATAAAGTCTGCTGGGGAAGCGAACCCAAAATGTAAAATAGCTGTAACTgtgacatttttatttttattttggaaggAGGTGGATCGTGGCCACCATGCTGTAACTTTGACATGTGAAAGGTCACAGTTCCATTATCTGGATGCAACTTTTATGGAGGTTTTTCGGATTTAGGTCCACCTTGTCTATTCGTAGTTGATTTAGGATTTGGGAACACATATGTAGGGTTTGGTTGCAGTTTTTGAGTTCTATAAAGGTAAAAAATAAAGGGTGATCTTCTACGTAGTAAAAATAACCTTGATCTTCTTCCGCGGAGATGGACACTCTTGTGATGAACCACTTAAATTCTTATGTGTTGTTCTTTTTTAGttcttcctttttcattttcctGCAATAATATGCAACCTGAAGCTTTGAAGTCGGTGCAGGTTTTAGTTCACATGAAGGATGAGTCTCCTGAAGGATGAACCATGCCCCAAAACTCTTCCCAATAGGgcaatcttcatttttcaattgcATGACAACGACAATAACAATTGTTATTAAACAAGCATTTTTCATTACATAATACCAAGTAGATTGACTGTtcccataacagctgttacaatGGGTGTGATTACATTTTTCTATCCCTTTGCTTGGACAATTTTGTAGCCAGTCAGCGTAAGGTCGATCCCCATACTCATGTATTAATTTTGGGTGACAAACACGCATCCTAGATGAGTTTTAGAGATTGAGATTGAA
Coding sequences within:
- the LOC131232701 gene encoding protein SPIRAL1-like 5; its protein translation is MSLSQCCLMHNKQLQRAAMSRGGSYGGGQSSLGYLFGSDDSPSPPPRKVKKPPPVDGKAKDGKAKEMTPIVISPKSTVSNNYHRAEGQNTGNFITERPTTKVQSVPGGDSSLGYLFGDK